The window TTCACCTGAATGAGGTCACTCTCGATTTCCGGCATGAAGCGGAACGGCACCCGGCCCGTATTCATCAGCACGATCGCCAGCGCAAACAGGCCGACAAAGACCGCAAACGTTGCATAGCGATGGCGCAGGGACAGCGCCAGGAACGGTCCGTAGGCGTGGCGGGAGAACCAGACCAGGCTGTCAGCAATCTTCGCCTGGAAGCGGATGAAATAGCCGGAAACGCCTTTGGGCTCCTGCGGTTTGATATGCGCCAGGTGCGCAGGCAGGATCAGGAAGGCTTCGATGAGCGAGAAGGTCAGCGCGGCAATCACAACCAGCGAAATCTGCCGGGTAAACTGCACTTCCGGCCCTGAGAGCATCATCCAGGGCGCGAACGCCATCATCGAGGTGATGACCGCGAACACGACCGGCTTGGCCACCATCTGCACGCCCACGACGGCCGCGGTCAGCCCTTCCTCGCCGCGCTCCACCCGGTTGTGAATATTCTCACCGACAATGATGGCGTCATCGACGATAACCCCGATCACAATCAGGAAGGCGAAGAGCGAGAGGAAGTTCAGGGTGACGCCGATCAGCGGCAGCAACATGAATGCGCCCGCAAACGCCGTGGCGATGCCGATCGTCACCCAGAATGCCACGATGGGGCGCAGGAACAGGATCAGGATGACCAGCACCAGCGCAAGGCCGAGCAGGGCCGAGTTGCCGATAACGGTAAGCTGGGAATTGAACTGGTCGGCCCCGTCCCACCATTCCGAAATGGTGACGGTCTCCGGCAGGTCGCGCTGCTTGCGCTCGATATAGGCCGAGAGCTGGCGCGAGACATTGATGACATCCGAATTGCCGGTCGACATCAGCGTGATCAGCACCATCGGCTCGCCGTTGAAGGTCGCCTCGAAGGGGCGGTCCTCAAGACCGTCAATGACAGTGGCGATGTCGCGCACGCGGATAATCCCGCCGCCGGGGGTCTGGCGTACAATGATATTTCCGAACTCTTCGCCCGTATCTGCCAGCTGACGCGCGGCAAAGCGCACATCGCCCAGATCGGTGCGCACCGAGCCTGCAGACAGGTTGAGCGAGCTGGTGGAGATGGCCCGTGACAGCTCGGCAATCGTGATGCCGTAGCGGTGCATATTCTCCTCCGAAATCTCGATCGAGACTTCTTCGGGCAGCCGTGCCTGTGTGTTGACAGAGGCGATTTCGGGAATGGCGGCGCTCAGCTCGTTGCGGATTTCGCGGGCTATGCGTTGCAGCTCACGCCGGTCGATATTGCCATGGATAGCGATGCCGGCGACCTGGCTGCGCGACTGCCATTGCGTCACGCGCGGCTGGAAGGCGTCAATGGGCAGGTTGTTGATGGAGTCCACCTGCAGCTTGACCGCGTCGAGGAACTCCTTGGGATCAACGGTGCTATTGCCCTCGATATTGACCCATCCGCTGCCCTCGACTGCGGTAGCGGTCACGCGGCGCACACCATCGACCGCCGTGATGGCTTCCTCGACGCGCAGGATGATCTGTTCCTCGATCTCCTGCGGTGAGGCACCCGGCCAGGCCACCGATACCGTGGCGCCGGCAAATGATGCAGCGGGGTTTTCGTCCCGCTGGATCTGCGAGTAGCCGATAAAGCCGCCCACCAGGGCGATAATCATCAGAAGGTTTGCGGCAATGGAATTGCCCGCCCACCAGGCCAGCAGGCCGCCGTGGGGTTTTTCGTCTGGACGTTCAACCATGGTTCAGATCCTCGGCAGCTGCCTCTAGTCGGCGCTGGCTACAGACGCATTGGCGTCCGGGTTGGCGGTTTGCGACTCACCGGCTTCGGCAGCAGCGGGCTCGATGGTTTCGGTGCCGGGGAATATCGGCTCGCCATCGCTGTCGAGTGCCCGGATGCGCATGCCATCGGCAGCGCCGCGAAGCGGTGAGGTGACAACAAACTCACCTGCCTCGACACCGCTCGCGACGACCAGTCTTTGCGGGCTGCTTTCGACAATATCCACCGTCCTGACAGACAGCGTCCCGTCGGGGCGGGCCACCAGCACCTGGTCTGCGCCGCGCAGGGCGCTGCGCGGAAGGGTGATGGCGGTCTCCAGTGAGCGGCCCGGCACGCGTGCTTCGACAAACAGTCCCATGGCAAGAGGCGCGCCGGCAGCTTCAGCGGCTGCACCAAACGGATCCGCGACCTCTGCAATGGCGTAGAGCGTGCGCGTTTGCGGATCGATGCTGCTATCGGTGCGCACGATGCGGCCCTCCCATTCACGCCACGCACCGGCCAGATTGGCGCCGAGCGTCACAACAGGCGCCGTCTCGAAGCTGTCGGCGCGGAACGCGACCGGAATACCAGCCCGGCCAAGCTCGCTGTCGGTAAAGGGCAGGCGTACCTGGGCGGTGTCGGTGGAGAATATCTCCCCGATCCGGGCACCCGGACCCACATACTGGCCGAGATCAGCCAGTTTCTCGCGGACACGTCCGTTGAACGGAGCCGTGATACGGGTGCGTGCAAGGGCCAGCCGGGCTTCGCGCAAAGATGCCTCCGCGCCGGCCAGCTGCGCGCGCGCATCAGCCAGCTGAGGCTGACGCAGCGTCAGGGCCGACGCATCGCCTTCCCCGATAGCACCCCATTCCTCCGCCGCAAGCTCGGCCTCGGCTTCCTCGCGGACGAGGGCTTGCCGGCGCTGGGTCACAAGCGCTTCGGCGCGGGTCACCGCCAGACGGTAATCCTCATCTTCGAGGCGCACGAGCACGTCGCCCTCTTCAAAGAACCCGCCTTGCGTGAAGCTGGGGTTCACATAGGCGATCCGCCCTGAGACCTGAGCGACAAGCCCGATCTGCGTGACGGGTGAAACCTCGCCCTGCGTGCTGACGAGCAGGCGGACAGGGCTCTGCACCGCTTCAGCGACGAAGACCGCAGCAGGCCGGGGGACTGGCGTCTCGCGCTCGGGACGCGGCTGGGTTGCGCCCAGTATGACGAACAGGGCGATGAACGCGGCGATAATCAGTATCGGCAAACCGATAAGCAGGAAGCGTCCGGTAGTTTTTGACATGACCAACCTCTTGAAGACGTATTCTTTTTATTGTTCTGACGGGATAAGTGCGGCCGGGGCGTTGAAC is drawn from Glycocaulis alkaliphilus and contains these coding sequences:
- a CDS encoding efflux RND transporter permease subunit, with the protein product MVERPDEKPHGGLLAWWAGNSIAANLLMIIALVGGFIGYSQIQRDENPAASFAGATVSVAWPGASPQEIEEQIILRVEEAITAVDGVRRVTATAVEGSGWVNIEGNSTVDPKEFLDAVKLQVDSINNLPIDAFQPRVTQWQSRSQVAGIAIHGNIDRRELQRIAREIRNELSAAIPEIASVNTQARLPEEVSIEISEENMHRYGITIAELSRAISTSSLNLSAGSVRTDLGDVRFAARQLADTGEEFGNIIVRQTPGGGIIRVRDIATVIDGLEDRPFEATFNGEPMVLITLMSTGNSDVINVSRQLSAYIERKQRDLPETVTISEWWDGADQFNSQLTVIGNSALLGLALVLVILILFLRPIVAFWVTIGIATAFAGAFMLLPLIGVTLNFLSLFAFLIVIGVIVDDAIIVGENIHNRVERGEEGLTAAVVGVQMVAKPVVFAVITSMMAFAPWMMLSGPEVQFTRQISLVVIAALTFSLIEAFLILPAHLAHIKPQEPKGVSGYFIRFQAKIADSLVWFSRHAYGPFLALSLRHRYATFAVFVGLFALAIVLMNTGRVPFRFMPEIESDLIQVNIQLAEGTPWQRTDEIRERLEAAQLTVQNAYREEYPGEIDVIRNRSTLATQGQIRAWISLAPPETRPGRLPSADIAQRLRDELGPVPDAEEIRFDATLNEVGPAIDFAINHPDIDILRAAADELKEALRGFPATYDVVDNLQTSADELRLVLRPDAQALGLTLVDVTQQIRQAFYGQEVQRLPRGGEDVRVMVRYPRDARESLDAINQLRIRTPDGREIPLAAVAEAEFAPGINRIQRRERQRTVRVSAEVSDPDGARAIRRQITEEFFPAWRERYPGVSVGAIGQAEGEAEFLGEIVILQIVMIGMMYVLLAVAFRSYAQPVLIMTAIPFAFAGAVFGHMILGVPFALFSMFGVGAAAGIVINDNLVLVDFVNRLRERGVGAFQALVDAGVQRFRPILLTTVTTFIGVLPMIAERSTAAQFLKPMVVSLGFAVVFALFLTLFMVPALYAIGVDIKRTVLSLWTGEKRPGIGSGYEGDTSGTDIDIGQLEHPAE
- a CDS encoding efflux RND transporter periplasmic adaptor subunit gives rise to the protein MSKTTGRFLLIGLPILIIAAFIALFVILGATQPRPERETPVPRPAAVFVAEAVQSPVRLLVSTQGEVSPVTQIGLVAQVSGRIAYVNPSFTQGGFFEEGDVLVRLEDEDYRLAVTRAEALVTQRRQALVREEAEAELAAEEWGAIGEGDASALTLRQPQLADARAQLAGAEASLREARLALARTRITAPFNGRVREKLADLGQYVGPGARIGEIFSTDTAQVRLPFTDSELGRAGIPVAFRADSFETAPVVTLGANLAGAWREWEGRIVRTDSSIDPQTRTLYAIAEVADPFGAAAEAAGAPLAMGLFVEARVPGRSLETAITLPRSALRGADQVLVARPDGTLSVRTVDIVESSPQRLVVASGVEAGEFVVTSPLRGAADGMRIRALDSDGEPIFPGTETIEPAAAEAGESQTANPDANASVASAD